A single Saccharolobus shibatae B12 DNA region contains:
- the rpoA2 gene encoding DNA-directed RNA polymerase subunit A'' — translation MIDEKDKSYLEEKVKQASNILPQKIVEDLKNLISNKEVLVTRDEIDKIFDLAIKEYSEGLIAPGEAIGIVAAQSVGEPGTQMTLRTFHFAGIRELNVTLGLPRLIEIVDAKKVPSTPMMTIYLTDEYKHDKEKALEVARKLEYTKIENVVSSTSIDIASMSIILQLDNEMLKDKGVTVDDVKKAINRLKLGEFVIDESEGNTLNISFANIDSIAALFKLRDKILNTKIKGIKGIKRAIVQKKGDEYIILTDGSNLSGVLSVKGVDIAKVETNNIREIEEVFGIEAAREIIIREISKVLAEQGLDVDMRHILLVADVMTRTGVVRQIGRHGVTGEKNSVLARAAFEVTVKHLLDAAARGDVEEFKGVVENIIIGHPIKLGTGMVELTMRPILR, via the coding sequence GTGATCGATGAAAAGGATAAATCTTATTTAGAAGAGAAAGTGAAACAGGCTTCCAACATCCTTCCTCAAAAAATTGTGGAAGATTTGAAAAATTTGATATCTAACAAGGAAGTACTGGTTACTAGAGACGAGATCGACAAAATCTTCGATTTGGCTATTAAAGAGTATAGTGAAGGACTAATAGCTCCAGGAGAGGCTATTGGAATTGTCGCCGCACAATCAGTAGGAGAGCCAGGTACGCAAATGACATTAAGGACTTTCCATTTTGCGGGTATAAGAGAGTTGAACGTAACGTTAGGCCTTCCAAGACTAATAGAAATTGTAGACGCAAAAAAAGTTCCATCAACTCCAATGATGACCATTTATTTGACTGATGAATACAAACATGATAAGGAAAAAGCGTTAGAAGTTGCTAGAAAATTAGAGTATACAAAAATAGAGAATGTAGTTAGTTCAACAAGTATTGATATAGCTTCAATGTCGATTATTCTCCAACTTGATAATGAAATGCTTAAAGACAAAGGCGTTACTGTAGACGACGTTAAAAAAGCTATAAATAGATTGAAATTAGGAGAATTTGTAATAGATGAATCTGAGGGTAATACATTAAATATAAGTTTCGCTAATATAGATAGTATAGCTGCATTGTTTAAATTAAGGGATAAGATACTTAATACTAAAATAAAGGGAATAAAGGGAATAAAACGTGCAATAGTTCAGAAAAAAGGCGATGAATATATTATTCTAACAGATGGTTCAAATCTATCTGGTGTTCTAAGTGTCAAAGGAGTTGATATTGCCAAAGTGGAAACTAATAATATTCGTGAGATCGAGGAGGTATTTGGAATAGAGGCTGCAAGGGAAATTATAATTAGAGAAATTAGTAAAGTATTAGCAGAGCAAGGTTTGGATGTTGATATGAGACACATATTGCTGGTTGCGGATGTGATGACTAGAACAGGTGTCGTAAGACAGATAGGTAGGCATGGTGTAACTGGGGAGAAGAATAGTGTATTGGCAAGAGCTGCATTTGAGGTTACTGTAAAACACCTTTTGGATGCTGCGGCTAGAGGAGATGTAGAAGAATTTAAAGGTGTAGTAGAAAACATTATAATTGGCCATCCGATTAAACTAGGTACCGGAATGGTTGAATTAACAATGAGGCCGATATTAAGGTGA
- a CDS encoding 50S ribosomal protein L30e translates to MSEQQVSFEGELKSLLKTGKVIFGAKRAIKYIKLNKVKMVIVASTLRGDLKQDILHYAKLSNVPVYEYKGSGWDLGTLCGKPFMISTISIIDEGDSKILDIIKER, encoded by the coding sequence GTGTCAGAACAACAAGTTTCATTTGAAGGAGAGTTGAAATCTCTTTTAAAGACGGGTAAAGTTATTTTTGGTGCCAAGAGAGCTATAAAATACATAAAATTAAATAAAGTGAAGATGGTAATTGTCGCATCAACACTAAGAGGAGATCTTAAGCAAGATATATTGCATTATGCAAAACTATCTAACGTACCCGTATATGAGTATAAAGGTAGTGGTTGGGATCTTGGAACACTATGTGGTAAACCATTTATGATTTCTACAATAAGCATTATTGATGAGGGAGATTCCAAAATTTTGGATATTATAAAGGAGAGGTGA
- a CDS encoding NusA-like transcription termination signal-binding factor, producing MPEIKLTPEEIRYISLFQEVTRANVRDCIIDNENNRIIFLVDSKDMGVAIGKSGINVKKLRKIIGKDIELVAYSDNLEELVKNLMSPARVRSVKVVNTSSKKSVYITIDPQDKGLAIGKNGRNVARAKLILKRYMDIDNVVIV from the coding sequence CTGCCAGAAATTAAATTAACTCCAGAGGAAATACGTTATATTTCTCTATTTCAAGAAGTAACGAGAGCCAACGTAAGGGATTGTATAATCGATAATGAAAATAATAGGATAATATTTCTAGTCGATTCAAAAGATATGGGAGTTGCAATAGGTAAAAGTGGTATTAATGTTAAGAAGTTAAGGAAAATCATAGGTAAAGATATAGAATTAGTGGCCTATAGTGATAATTTAGAAGAACTAGTAAAAAATCTGATGAGTCCAGCTAGAGTTAGAAGCGTGAAAGTAGTAAATACTAGTTCTAAAAAGTCAGTATATATTACTATAGATCCTCAAGATAAAGGATTGGCAATAGGTAAGAATGGAAGGAATGTCGCAAGAGCAAAGCTAATTTTAAAGAGGTATATGGATATTGATAATGTAGTAATAGTTTAA
- a CDS encoding 30S ribosomal protein S12 has protein sequence MSKSKSPKGIYAARKLRLKRLKFRRSQRKYKTKILKLKEKYDPLGGAPMARGIVLEKVGIESRQPNSAVRKCVRVQLVRNGRVVTAFVPGDGGVNFIDEHDEVIITGIGGTLGRSMGDLPGVRYKVIMVNGVSLDALYKGKKQKPVR, from the coding sequence GTGAGTAAGAGTAAATCACCTAAGGGAATATACGCGGCTAGGAAATTAAGGCTAAAAAGGTTAAAATTCAGAAGGAGCCAAAGAAAGTATAAGACCAAGATACTAAAGTTAAAGGAAAAATACGATCCTTTAGGAGGAGCGCCAATGGCGAGAGGGATAGTTTTAGAAAAAGTAGGAATAGAATCAAGGCAACCAAATTCAGCGGTTAGAAAGTGTGTAAGAGTTCAGTTAGTGAGAAATGGTAGAGTTGTTACTGCATTCGTACCCGGGGACGGTGGTGTTAATTTCATTGACGAACACGATGAAGTTATAATTACCGGAATTGGAGGTACGTTAGGTAGATCGATGGGTGACTTGCCTGGAGTGAGATACAAAGTTATAATGGTAAATGGTGTATCCTTAGACGCGTTATATAAAGGCAAGAAGCAAAAGCCAGTTAGATAA
- a CDS encoding bifunctional nuclease family protein, producing the protein MSLQPIKDEDYIKVNSVDAFFMPLHGIPTIVCYLEDGRQFYLFSVPAEIVIAINKTKGNKEEEFGDKRENIYDIISFIPEIMEEFSKHIEKVVIDDMIRDTGVYVATVEFKFDGVIIQKRMIPSHAIFLAIISNKPIFVKKGLVDEQEKESREGQQKF; encoded by the coding sequence ATGAGTCTTCAGCCAATTAAGGACGAGGATTATATAAAAGTTAATTCCGTTGATGCGTTCTTTATGCCTCTTCATGGTATACCAACTATAGTATGCTACTTAGAAGATGGAAGGCAATTTTATCTATTTAGTGTACCCGCAGAAATCGTTATAGCAATAAATAAAACAAAAGGAAATAAAGAGGAGGAGTTTGGCGATAAAAGAGAAAATATATATGATATTATCTCATTTATCCCTGAAATTATGGAAGAGTTTTCTAAGCATATAGAAAAAGTTGTAATAGATGATATGATAAGAGATACGGGAGTTTATGTTGCTACAGTTGAGTTTAAATTTGATGGTGTGATAATTCAGAAAAGGATGATACCAAGTCATGCAATATTTCTTGCTATAATTTCGAATAAACCAATTTTTGTCAAGAAAGGATTAGTTGATGAACAAGAAAAAGAAAGTAGAGAAGGTCAACAAAAATTTTAA
- a CDS encoding 30S ribosomal protein S7, whose amino-acid sequence MSLENLQLDIKVFGKWDTKVEIRDPSLKKYISLMPVYLPHTGGRHEHRRFGKAKVPIVERLINQIMRPGRNKGKKHLAYNIVKLAFDIIYLKTGQNPIQVLVRAIENSAPREEVTRIMYGGIVYYVAVDVAPQRRIDLALRHIATGAKDASFNNPKPIEEVLAEEIIAAANNDPKSFAIKRKEEIERIALSSR is encoded by the coding sequence ATGTCCTTAGAGAACTTGCAATTAGACATCAAAGTATTTGGTAAGTGGGATACTAAAGTCGAAATCAGAGATCCTAGCCTAAAGAAGTACATTTCTCTAATGCCAGTTTATTTACCACATACCGGAGGTAGGCACGAACACAGGAGATTTGGTAAGGCCAAGGTTCCAATAGTTGAGAGGTTAATAAATCAAATAATGAGACCCGGTAGAAATAAAGGAAAGAAACATTTGGCGTATAATATCGTAAAATTAGCATTTGATATAATTTATTTAAAAACTGGTCAAAATCCAATACAAGTATTAGTTAGAGCTATAGAAAATAGTGCACCTAGAGAAGAAGTTACGAGAATAATGTACGGTGGTATAGTGTATTACGTTGCAGTAGACGTAGCTCCACAAAGAAGAATAGACTTAGCCTTAAGGCATATAGCTACTGGTGCCAAAGATGCCTCATTCAATAATCCAAAACCTATTGAAGAAGTATTAGCGGAAGAAATAATTGCTGCAGCAAATAACGACCCCAAGAGTTTTGCAATTAAAAGGAAAGAAGAGATAGAAAGAATAGCCTTAAGCTCAAGGTAA
- the tuf gene encoding translation elongation factor EF-1 subunit alpha, which produces MSQKPHLNLIVIGHIDHGKSTLVGRLLMDRGFIDEKTVKEAEEAAKKLGKETEKFAFLLDRLKEERERGVTINLTFMRFETKKYFFTIIDAPGHRDFVKNMITGASQADAAILVVSAKKGEYEAGMSVEGQTREHIILAKTMGLDQLIVAVNKMDLTEPPYDEKRYKEIVDQVSKFMRSYGFNTNKVRFVPVVAPTGDNITHRSENMKWYNGPTLEEYLDQLELPPKPVDKPLRIPIQDVYSISGVGTVPVGRVESGVLKVGDKIVFMPAGKVGEVRSIETHHTKMDKAEPGDNIGFNVRGVEKKDIKRGDVVGHPNNPPTVADEFTARIIVVWHPTALANGYTPVVHVHTASVACRVSELVSKLDPRTGQEAEKNPQFLKQGDVAIVKFKPIKPLCVEKYNEFPPLGRFAMRDMGKTVGVGIIVDVKPAKVEIK; this is translated from the coding sequence ATGTCTCAAAAGCCTCACCTTAATTTAATAGTAATAGGTCACATCGATCACGGTAAAAGCACATTAGTGGGAAGGCTATTAATGGATAGAGGTTTCATAGACGAAAAAACAGTAAAGGAAGCAGAAGAAGCTGCCAAAAAACTAGGTAAAGAAACTGAAAAGTTTGCATTTCTATTAGATAGATTAAAAGAGGAAAGAGAAAGAGGTGTAACAATAAATCTAACGTTCATGAGATTTGAGACGAAGAAATACTTCTTTACAATAATTGATGCCCCCGGTCATAGAGACTTCGTAAAGAACATGATAACTGGTGCAAGCCAAGCTGATGCTGCAATTCTAGTAGTTTCAGCTAAAAAGGGTGAATATGAAGCTGGAATGAGCGTAGAAGGGCAAACAAGAGAGCATATAATTCTAGCCAAGACCATGGGTCTAGATCAATTAATTGTAGCAGTAAACAAAATGGACTTAACAGAACCACCGTATGATGAAAAACGCTATAAGGAGATTGTTGACCAAGTCAGTAAATTTATGAGAAGTTATGGTTTTAATACAAATAAGGTTAGATTTGTACCAGTAGTTGCACCCACTGGTGATAATATAACTCATAGATCAGAAAATATGAAGTGGTATAATGGTCCTACCTTAGAAGAATATCTAGATCAGCTAGAATTACCACCAAAGCCAGTAGACAAGCCATTAAGAATTCCAATTCAGGATGTCTACTCAATCTCTGGAGTAGGTACTGTACCAGTAGGTAGAGTAGAGAGTGGAGTATTAAAGGTCGGTGATAAGATAGTATTCATGCCAGCTGGCAAAGTAGGTGAAGTCAGATCCATAGAGACTCATCATACTAAGATGGACAAAGCGGAACCTGGTGACAACATTGGATTTAACGTCAGAGGTGTTGAAAAGAAAGATATAAAGAGAGGAGATGTTGTAGGTCATCCAAATAATCCACCAACTGTTGCTGACGAATTCACTGCTAGAATAATAGTAGTATGGCATCCAACGGCATTGGCGAATGGCTATACACCAGTGGTTCACGTTCATACTGCAAGCGTGGCATGCAGGGTTTCAGAACTAGTGTCTAAATTAGATCCGAGAACTGGTCAAGAGGCAGAAAAGAACCCACAGTTCCTTAAACAAGGAGATGTTGCGATAGTCAAATTTAAACCAATCAAACCACTATGCGTAGAGAAGTATAATGAGTTCCCACCATTAGGCAGATTCGCGATGAGAGATATGGGTAAGACTGTTGGAGTTGGCATAATTGTTGATGTAAAGCCAGCCAAAGTAGAAATCAAATAA
- the rpsJ gene encoding 30S ribosomal protein S10: protein MPTKARIRLWSTNVENLNYVITQIRGIVEKTGIEMRGPIPLPTSKLEVPIMRLPHGEGRKKWEKWEMRVHKRLIDIAADERVMRQLMRVRVPEDVYIEIQLI, encoded by the coding sequence ATGCCTACAAAAGCTAGAATTCGATTGTGGAGCACTAACGTAGAGAATTTAAACTATGTTATAACGCAAATAAGGGGTATCGTTGAGAAAACGGGAATAGAAATGAGAGGTCCGATACCATTGCCAACTAGCAAACTGGAAGTTCCAATAATGAGACTTCCTCATGGAGAGGGAAGGAAAAAGTGGGAAAAATGGGAGATGAGAGTACATAAAAGATTAATAGATATTGCAGCAGACGAACGAGTAATGAGACAATTAATGAGAGTCAGAGTACCAGAAGACGTTTACATAGAGATACAGTTAATATAA
- a CDS encoding DUF1464 family protein, translating to MIYVGIDPGSESYAFAFVDEIGNLVKYFEIPTDLVEKNAIILAKLIAGYRPIAVTLPSGHGLPFYDIRNINYKEIFLLTLKDPLSHGPLRDFLLASKQYLSFYNSFTIPSVIELDSVSSEKKTNIIDKGTADKVASAFFYRVYLKLDNFILVEMGRRFAAIVIIINGKIVDGYGGTYLAGLDGEIAYLLHKYSRIDKSTIYSIGKNLDLVRIILEWYSEKYKLPIIVSGYNKNSLGIGEKYDFKFKEAAVGAAFIANAYFGGILRHYINMLDSSGTPISFVRLKEWEEIVSLIETL from the coding sequence ATGATTTATGTAGGCATTGATCCAGGTAGTGAAAGTTACGCTTTTGCCTTTGTTGATGAGATAGGTAATTTGGTTAAATATTTTGAGATACCTACAGATCTTGTAGAGAAAAATGCTATAATTTTAGCCAAATTGATAGCGGGTTATAGACCTATAGCAGTGACTTTACCTTCTGGCCACGGTTTACCTTTTTATGACATTAGAAACATTAACTATAAGGAAATATTTCTTCTTACACTAAAAGATCCATTATCTCACGGCCCTTTAAGGGATTTTCTATTAGCTTCAAAGCAATATTTGTCTTTTTACAATTCGTTTACAATTCCCTCAGTAATTGAGTTAGACAGTGTATCTAGTGAAAAGAAGACAAACATTATAGACAAGGGTACTGCAGATAAAGTTGCTTCTGCATTTTTCTATAGGGTTTATCTTAAACTAGATAATTTTATTCTAGTTGAAATGGGAAGAAGATTTGCAGCGATTGTTATCATTATCAACGGTAAAATTGTTGATGGTTACGGTGGAACATATTTGGCGGGCTTAGATGGAGAGATAGCTTATCTTCTTCATAAATATTCTAGGATTGATAAGTCAACTATTTATAGTATTGGTAAAAATTTAGATCTTGTTAGGATTATATTGGAATGGTATAGTGAGAAGTATAAGTTACCAATTATAGTATCTGGATATAATAAGAATTCCTTAGGGATTGGTGAGAAATATGATTTTAAGTTTAAAGAGGCTGCAGTTGGTGCAGCATTTATTGCTAATGCATACTTTGGTGGAATTTTACGTCATTATATTAACATGTTGGATAGCAGTGGGACTCCAATCTCGTTTGTGAGGTTGAAAGAATGGGAAGAGATTGTTTCTTTGATAGAGACATTATAA
- a CDS encoding nucleotidyltransferase domain-containing protein, which translates to MGRDCFFDRDIIIDKEGNVYTILTNYNPPGYVFAYLKYVYTGKGLWKGYERIFKKYGVHNLIKINQMFSFESCYDASFPIVLLSNISRHLKPEERLQEILKKSANDNIIYTLINFIEEYVRVNNVGVTGSILLDNYHNNSDIDIIIYGRKSALDFIESFDGFEKDYEWIIGANENYDIDFANLLYDNRRRGIYKGIKISVLFADDKPWRYCNDVCKKVGKVRFRAHISGDYEALIYPSIAYVLGNNEYNVSKIISYEGIFSSVLFGERQAEIEGLLMRCEKENVVIVGDRDVRGFIRPL; encoded by the coding sequence ATGGGAAGAGATTGTTTCTTTGATAGAGACATTATAATCGATAAAGAGGGCAATGTATATACCATTTTAACTAACTATAATCCCCCCGGCTATGTTTTTGCTTATTTGAAATATGTTTATACTGGTAAAGGTCTTTGGAAAGGATATGAGAGGATATTTAAGAAATATGGTGTCCATAATCTTATTAAGATTAATCAAATGTTTAGTTTTGAGAGTTGTTATGATGCATCCTTTCCTATAGTTCTTCTATCTAATATTTCTAGACATTTAAAACCTGAAGAAAGATTACAAGAGATACTAAAGAAAAGTGCTAACGATAATATAATCTATACTCTTATTAATTTTATAGAAGAATACGTAAGAGTAAATAATGTAGGTGTTACCGGATCTATTTTACTAGATAATTATCACAACAATTCTGACATCGATATAATAATATATGGGCGCAAGAGCGCCTTAGATTTCATTGAATCTTTTGACGGATTTGAAAAAGATTATGAGTGGATTATTGGGGCTAATGAGAATTATGATATAGATTTCGCAAATTTATTATATGATAATAGGAGACGAGGGATATACAAGGGTATAAAGATTTCTGTACTCTTCGCTGATGATAAACCTTGGAGATACTGTAATGATGTTTGTAAAAAAGTAGGTAAGGTGAGATTTAGAGCTCATATTTCAGGTGATTATGAAGCTTTAATTTACCCTTCTATTGCATATGTTTTAGGTAATAACGAATATAACGTTTCTAAAATAATAAGTTATGAGGGTATTTTTTCATCAGTTTTATTTGGAGAGAGACAGGCTGAGATTGAGGGTTTATTAATGAGGTGTGAGAAGGAGAACGTTGTGATTGTTGGTGATAGGGATGTCAGAGGGTTTATTAGACCACTGTAA
- a CDS encoding triphosphoribosyl-dephospho-CoA synthase gives MSEGLLDHCNDVSYILSQASLVESYIFKPGNASRFQDITNVKYIDIVKSALISSTYYKELCVRGFKGIMRLYDTLVELVTHSRKFGFEYQLLGTYLLIAPFAYEAAKSDNVFELRKKVAKLIRSFGVLEAKWFLDALKEVNLKYLGRLSSMDYREIENVDFFTLMEFSSKYDIVALNMVNDYSITFNAYNVIKKGLCGFERDVQRAFLYILSNYPDTLIYKKYGAYAALEVSKIARLVSSNDCPSSNELEWLNEYLVENNFNPGSTADLIASSLAIYYLDEWYSKKDNPHSWISV, from the coding sequence ATGTCAGAGGGTTTATTAGACCACTGTAATGATGTCTCTTACATTTTATCTCAAGCTTCACTTGTAGAATCCTATATTTTTAAACCAGGTAATGCAAGTAGATTTCAAGATATCACTAATGTGAAATATATTGATATAGTGAAAAGTGCGTTAATTTCTTCTACGTATTATAAAGAGTTGTGCGTAAGGGGATTTAAGGGGATTATGAGGCTTTACGATACGTTAGTTGAATTGGTAACTCATTCTAGGAAATTTGGATTTGAATATCAGTTACTTGGTACCTATCTTTTAATTGCGCCCTTTGCATATGAGGCTGCTAAGAGTGATAATGTTTTTGAATTGAGGAAAAAAGTTGCTAAACTTATAAGGAGTTTTGGAGTTCTAGAGGCTAAATGGTTTCTCGATGCATTAAAAGAGGTAAATTTGAAATATTTAGGTAGATTAAGTTCAATGGATTATAGGGAGATAGAGAATGTGGACTTTTTTACGCTTATGGAGTTTTCATCTAAATATGATATAGTAGCGTTAAATATGGTTAATGACTATTCCATAACCTTTAATGCATATAACGTTATAAAGAAAGGACTATGTGGATTTGAAAGAGATGTGCAAAGAGCGTTTTTGTATATACTTTCAAATTATCCAGATACTTTAATTTATAAAAAATATGGAGCTTATGCCGCATTAGAAGTATCTAAGATTGCCAGACTTGTTTCCTCTAATGATTGTCCATCTTCTAATGAGTTAGAGTGGCTTAATGAGTATTTGGTTGAAAACAATTTTAATCCAGGGTCAACAGCTGATCTTATAGCATCCTCATTAGCTATATATTATCTAGATGAATGGTATAGCAAGAAAGATAATCCTCATAGCTGGATTTCCGTGTAA